The Verrucomicrobiota bacterium JB022 genome contains a region encoding:
- the atpC gene encoding ATP synthase F1 subunit epsilon — protein sequence MPLKLEIVTPERLVFSSMVDHVVLPTEEGGEIDVLPGHIPLLTMIEPGELRYFQGQGSESIAIDKGFIEVIGDEVRVLTEAAIEVKAIDASVLERARLDAEQALTEARTSGEDPAVLEELETKARFAVVQKIVAESKRS from the coding sequence ATGCCGCTCAAGCTCGAAATCGTCACCCCCGAACGCCTCGTCTTCAGCAGTATGGTGGACCACGTGGTGCTGCCCACCGAAGAGGGCGGCGAGATCGACGTGCTGCCGGGCCACATCCCGCTGCTCACCATGATCGAACCGGGTGAGCTGCGCTACTTCCAGGGCCAAGGCTCCGAGTCCATCGCCATCGACAAAGGCTTCATCGAAGTCATCGGCGACGAAGTGCGCGTGCTGACCGAGGCCGCCATCGAAGTGAAGGCCATCGACGCCAGCGTGCTCGAACGCGCGCGCCTGGATGCCGAGCAAGCCCTCACCGAGGCCCGCACCTCCGGCGAAGACCCGGCCGTGCTCGAAGAGCTCGAGACCAAGGCCCGCTTCGCAGTCGTCCAAAAGATCGTGGCCGAGAGCAAGCGCTCGTAG
- the atpD gene encoding F0F1 ATP synthase subunit beta, producing the protein MSQNVGKIVQVLGAVVDAQFSAEKVPAIYGALEVHYTVDGQETKLVLEVQQHLGEGRVRAVAMSSTEGLVRGMDIVDTQAAISVPVGEGVLGRIFNVVGDPVDERGPVTYEKRYEIHRQPPPLVEQSTKAEILATGIKVIDLICPFTKGGKVGAFGGAGVGKTVVIMELINNIAKSYGGYSVFCGVGERSREGNDLYWEMSDAGVIDQKNIENSKVALCYGQMNEPPGARMRVALTGLSMAEYFRDEQGLDVLLFVDNIFRFSQAGSEVSALLGRSPSAVGYQPTLATEMGNLQERITSTKKGSITSFQAVYVPADDLTDPAPANTFAHLDSTIVLERRIAELGIYPAVDPLSSTSTALDPAVVGKEHFEVARGVQSVLQRYKDLQDIIAILGIDELSPDDKLSVYRARKIQNFLSQPFHVAEVFTGIPGVIVPIEETIKGFKMILDGELDHIDEADFRYKSSIDAVIKAHESNQD; encoded by the coding sequence ATGAGCCAAAACGTTGGTAAAATCGTTCAAGTCCTCGGCGCCGTTGTCGACGCGCAATTTTCCGCTGAGAAAGTGCCCGCCATTTACGGTGCGCTCGAAGTGCACTACACAGTCGACGGCCAAGAGACCAAGCTGGTGCTCGAAGTGCAGCAGCACTTGGGCGAAGGCCGCGTCCGCGCCGTTGCCATGAGCAGCACCGAAGGCCTCGTGCGCGGCATGGACATCGTCGACACCCAGGCCGCCATCTCCGTGCCCGTCGGTGAAGGCGTGCTCGGCCGTATCTTCAACGTCGTGGGCGACCCCGTCGACGAGCGCGGCCCCGTGACCTACGAAAAGCGTTACGAGATCCACCGCCAGCCGCCCCCCCTCGTCGAGCAATCGACCAAGGCCGAGATCCTCGCGACCGGCATCAAGGTGATCGACCTGATCTGCCCCTTCACCAAGGGTGGCAAGGTCGGCGCGTTCGGCGGTGCCGGCGTGGGCAAGACCGTCGTCATCATGGAGCTCATCAACAACATCGCGAAGAGCTACGGCGGTTACTCCGTGTTCTGCGGCGTCGGTGAGCGCTCCCGCGAAGGTAACGACCTTTACTGGGAAATGAGCGATGCTGGCGTGATCGACCAGAAGAACATCGAAAACTCCAAGGTGGCCCTGTGCTACGGCCAGATGAACGAGCCGCCCGGCGCCCGTATGCGCGTGGCCCTCACCGGCCTCTCGATGGCGGAATACTTCCGCGACGAGCAAGGCCTGGACGTGCTGCTCTTCGTCGACAACATCTTCCGTTTCTCGCAAGCCGGTTCCGAAGTGTCCGCGCTGCTCGGTCGCTCCCCCTCCGCGGTGGGCTACCAGCCGACGCTCGCCACCGAGATGGGTAACCTCCAGGAGCGCATTACCTCCACCAAGAAGGGCTCCATCACCTCCTTCCAGGCGGTTTACGTGCCGGCCGACGACTTGACCGACCCTGCGCCGGCCAACACCTTCGCCCACTTGGACTCCACCATCGTGCTCGAGCGCCGTATTGCCGAGCTGGGCATCTACCCGGCCGTCGACCCGCTTTCCTCCACCTCCACCGCCCTCGACCCCGCAGTGGTGGGCAAGGAGCACTTCGAAGTGGCCCGTGGCGTGCAAAGCGTGCTCCAGCGCTACAAGGACCTGCAGGACATCATCGCGATTCTCGGTATCGACGAGCTCTCGCCCGACGACAAGCTCTCCGTCTACCGCGCCCGCAAGATCCAGAACTTCCTCTCGCAGCCCTTCCACGTGGCCGAAGTCTTCACCGGTATCCCCGGTGTGATCGTGCCGATCGAGGAAACCATCAAGGGCTTCAAGATGATCCTCGATGGCGAGCTCGACCACATCGACGAAGCCGACTTCCGCTACAAGTCGAGCATCGACGCCGTGATCAAGGCCCACGAGAGCAACCAGGACTAA
- the atpG gene encoding ATP synthase F1 subunit gamma, whose protein sequence is MANLRDIRNRIRAVKNTGKITRAMQLVAASKMKRAQDAAIQGRPYAELLARLLDALLENQPEFEHPFFEERPVNVRGVLVISSDRGLAGPLNSNLFREVTQLPAETKFFTVGRKIKQFIARTHRNLEASFEVTEEARFAELRPIVEMMIDLYKKGEIDTVEVLYPKFKNTLVQVPTRETFLPLPEFHVQLTAAHEAAGIERVQDQRDMKFEPSPEAILEQLLDRFIKREIYQRLLDARASEHSARMVAMKAATDNAKKLGNSLTLQYNKARQAAITQEILEITAAASSN, encoded by the coding sequence ATGGCCAACCTTCGCGACATCCGCAACCGCATCCGCGCGGTCAAGAACACCGGCAAGATCACCCGGGCAATGCAGCTGGTCGCCGCTTCCAAGATGAAGCGCGCCCAAGACGCGGCCATCCAAGGCCGCCCTTACGCCGAGCTGCTCGCCCGCCTGCTGGACGCCCTGCTGGAGAATCAGCCGGAGTTCGAGCACCCGTTCTTCGAAGAGCGCCCGGTCAACGTGCGCGGTGTGCTGGTCATCAGCTCCGACCGCGGCCTGGCGGGCCCGCTCAACTCCAACCTCTTCCGTGAGGTGACGCAGCTCCCGGCCGAGACGAAGTTCTTTACCGTGGGCCGCAAGATCAAGCAGTTCATCGCGCGCACCCACCGCAACCTCGAAGCCAGCTTTGAGGTGACGGAGGAGGCCCGCTTTGCCGAGCTGCGCCCGATCGTCGAAATGATGATCGATCTCTACAAGAAGGGCGAGATCGACACTGTCGAGGTGCTCTACCCCAAGTTCAAGAACACCCTCGTGCAGGTGCCCACCCGCGAGACCTTCCTGCCGCTGCCCGAGTTCCACGTGCAGCTGACTGCAGCCCACGAAGCCGCCGGCATTGAGCGCGTGCAAGACCAGCGCGACATGAAGTTCGAGCCCAGCCCCGAGGCCATCCTCGAACAGCTCCTCGACCGCTTCATCAAGCGCGAAATCTACCAGCGCCTGCTCGACGCACGCGCCTCCGAGCACAGTGCGCGGATGGTGGCCATGAAGGCCGCCACCGACAACGCCAAGAAGCTCGGCAACTCGCTGACGCTCCAGTACAACAAGGCGCGCCAAGCCGCCATCACTCAAGAAATTCTCGAAATCACCGCCGCCGCCTCTTCCAACTAA
- the atpA gene encoding F0F1 ATP synthase subunit alpha — MSSLLEQIEKEIASLTTGVAQTNTGKVVTVADGVARVEGLSAVMYNELLEFDNGIKGIALNLEEDTVGVVALGDVAELKEGDTVKTTGRLLQVPVGRVMLGRTVDALGQPVDGKGPIEATEYYPIEKIAPGIIPRKGVDQPMQTGIMAVDSMIPIGRGQRELIIGDRQTGKTTIAIDTIINQANINNQAKQADGTFPEGFRPVYSIYVAVGQKQANIARTVNALERAGALEYTIIVTAAAAENATNQYLAPYAGCAMGEWFMLNGMDALIVYDDLSKHAAAYRQISLILKRPAGREAYPGDVFYLHSRLLERSARVNEDNGNGSLTALPIIETQAGDVSAYIPTNVISITDGQIFLETDLFNQGIRPAVNVGISVSRVGSAAQIKATKQVAGKVKLELAAYRELAAFAQFGSDLDARTKRQLERGARTVELFKQPAYSPKPTEVQVSILWALQNNYFDDIATEKVRAASENLQEYLETGKRDVLDLILKEKKLTDDSTAKLRAAVDAWKQSWNG; from the coding sequence ATGAGTAGCCTGCTGGAACAGATTGAAAAAGAAATCGCGAGCCTGACGACCGGCGTTGCGCAGACCAACACCGGCAAAGTCGTGACCGTCGCCGACGGCGTCGCCCGCGTCGAAGGCCTTTCCGCCGTCATGTATAACGAGCTCCTCGAGTTCGACAACGGCATCAAGGGCATCGCCCTCAACCTCGAAGAAGACACCGTGGGCGTTGTGGCCCTCGGCGACGTCGCCGAGCTGAAGGAAGGGGACACCGTCAAGACGACCGGCCGCCTCCTCCAGGTGCCCGTCGGCCGCGTCATGCTCGGCCGCACGGTCGACGCCCTCGGCCAGCCGGTCGACGGCAAAGGCCCGATCGAGGCCACCGAATACTACCCGATCGAAAAGATCGCCCCGGGCATCATCCCCCGCAAGGGCGTCGACCAGCCGATGCAAACCGGCATCATGGCCGTCGACTCGATGATCCCGATCGGCCGTGGCCAGCGCGAGCTGATCATTGGCGACCGCCAGACCGGCAAGACGACGATCGCGATCGACACGATCATCAACCAGGCCAACATCAACAACCAGGCCAAGCAAGCCGACGGCACCTTCCCCGAAGGCTTCCGCCCGGTCTACAGCATTTACGTGGCAGTCGGCCAAAAGCAGGCCAACATCGCCCGCACCGTCAACGCCCTCGAGCGCGCCGGTGCCCTCGAATACACCATCATCGTCACCGCTGCGGCGGCCGAAAACGCCACCAACCAATACCTGGCCCCCTACGCCGGTTGCGCCATGGGCGAGTGGTTCATGCTCAACGGCATGGACGCGCTGATCGTGTATGACGACCTTTCCAAGCACGCCGCCGCCTACCGCCAGATCTCGCTGATCCTCAAGCGCCCGGCCGGCCGCGAAGCCTACCCCGGTGACGTGTTCTACCTGCACAGCCGCCTGCTCGAGCGCTCCGCCCGCGTCAACGAAGACAACGGCAACGGCTCGCTCACGGCGCTGCCGATCATCGAAACCCAGGCGGGCGACGTTTCGGCCTACATCCCGACCAACGTCATTTCCATCACCGACGGCCAGATCTTCCTCGAGACGGACCTCTTCAACCAAGGTATCCGCCCCGCCGTCAACGTCGGTATCTCGGTGAGCCGCGTGGGTTCTGCCGCCCAGATCAAGGCCACCAAGCAAGTCGCCGGCAAGGTGAAGCTCGAGCTGGCCGCCTACCGCGAACTGGCCGCCTTCGCCCAGTTCGGCTCCGACCTCGACGCGCGCACCAAGCGCCAACTCGAGCGCGGTGCCCGTACGGTCGAGCTCTTCAAGCAGCCCGCCTACAGCCCCAAGCCGACCGAAGTGCAGGTGTCGATCCTCTGGGCCCTCCAGAACAACTACTTCGACGACATCGCGACGGAGAAGGTCCGCGCCGCCTCCGAAAACCTCCAGGAATACCTCGAGACCGGCAAGCGCGACGTGCTCGACCTGATCCTCAAGGAAAAGAAGCTGACGGACGATTCGACTGCCAAGCTGCGTGCGGCGGTCGATGCCTGGAAGCAAAGCTGGAACGGCTAA
- a CDS encoding F0F1 ATP synthase subunit delta: MSLDPYHTKLAKRLAVLVAEQGDPAIAQVQPTLQKLIGSEPLATRRAFCKAFIRYLDREIRAREVRIEHAGPVTPSEVDALVARFTAETGHQVTPRLVENPDLIGGLRVTVGDNVYDASVAGSLNRLALSVN, from the coding sequence ATGTCGCTCGACCCTTACCACACCAAGTTGGCCAAGCGCCTGGCCGTGCTCGTGGCCGAGCAAGGCGACCCTGCCATCGCGCAGGTGCAGCCGACCCTCCAGAAGCTGATCGGCAGCGAGCCCTTGGCCACCCGCCGCGCCTTCTGCAAGGCCTTTATCCGCTACCTCGACCGCGAGATCCGCGCCCGCGAGGTACGCATCGAGCATGCCGGGCCCGTCACCCCAAGCGAAGTCGACGCCCTCGTCGCCCGCTTTACGGCCGAGACCGGCCATCAGGTGACGCCCCGCCTGGTCGAAAACCCCGACCTGATCGGTGGCCTGCGTGTGACCGTGGGCGACAATGTGTATGATGCTTCCGTGGCAGGTTCCCTGAACCGCCTGGCCCTTTCCGTAAACTAA
- the atpF gene encoding F0F1 ATP synthase subunit B: MLNLIFLAAAEAGHAAEAGAAPEGVIDSIYWMLTEDFGLNGPAFIAQVINFLLVMAALWFFAYKPVVKTIDERQKKISDGLQFAEESKRQLAETEKRQAETLREANAQAQAILHEARERAGAYEDEQRAKVANELTEMRRRAEDSIRLEREKSLSEIRQEVARLVVLTSSKVLRSELTEEQKARLNQSAAEQLAAARN, from the coding sequence ATGTTGAATCTCATTTTCCTAGCCGCTGCCGAAGCGGGCCATGCCGCCGAAGCCGGCGCGGCGCCCGAAGGTGTCATCGACAGCATTTACTGGATGCTGACCGAGGACTTCGGCCTCAACGGCCCCGCGTTCATCGCCCAGGTAATCAACTTCCTGCTGGTGATGGCCGCCCTCTGGTTCTTCGCCTACAAGCCGGTGGTCAAGACCATCGACGAGCGCCAGAAGAAGATCTCCGACGGCCTCCAGTTTGCCGAAGAATCCAAGCGCCAACTGGCCGAGACGGAGAAGCGCCAGGCCGAAACCCTGCGCGAAGCCAACGCCCAGGCCCAAGCCATCCTCCACGAAGCCCGCGAACGCGCCGGCGCCTACGAGGACGAGCAACGCGCCAAGGTGGCCAACGAGCTCACCGAAATGCGCCGCCGGGCGGAAGACTCCATCCGCCTCGAACGCGAAAAGTCCCTTTCCGAAATCCGCCAGGAAGTGGCCCGCCTCGTCGTGCTCACCAGCAGCAAGGTGCTGCGTAGCGAGCTGACCGAAGAGCAGAAGGCCCGCCTGAACCAGTCCGCCGCCGAGCAACTGGCTGCCGCCCGCAACTAA
- a CDS encoding ATP synthase F0 subunit C, producing the protein MELINQIAAFTAEAGELQGAIGCAAAAIGVGLVGTKAVESVGRNPGASGKVLVQSIIGMALAEAIAFYALFL; encoded by the coding sequence ATGGAACTGATCAATCAAATCGCGGCCTTCACGGCTGAAGCGGGTGAACTCCAAGGCGCTATCGGTTGCGCCGCGGCTGCTATCGGTGTGGGCCTCGTCGGCACCAAGGCTGTCGAATCCGTCGGTCGCAACCCCGGTGCTTCCGGCAAGGTGCTCGTCCAATCCATCATCGGTATGGCGCTGGCCGAAGCTATCGCGTTCTACGCCCTCTTCCTCTAG
- a CDS encoding F0F1 ATP synthase subunit A: MVTGWVISAILILIVRLLVKKPQLVPHRGQAVVENVVSSIRDIMEPIVGKKLIGPTSPLLLGIFTFVLMHNWSGLLPGVGTFGTFDHGHFTYWFRPANSDFNTTFALGVISAVAAWAFFVFRYAGPGVLLKDLFGNKADRNDVGTGIWVALIPIFFAVGLIEVLSIAVRPFSLAFRLYGNVFGGENLLTNMTTLVAYIVPTPFYFLELLIGLVQALVFTLLTAVYIGLICNHGDEEHAH; encoded by the coding sequence ATGGTCACGGGCTGGGTGATATCGGCCATACTGATCTTGATTGTGCGCTTGCTGGTCAAAAAGCCTCAACTGGTTCCTCATCGTGGTCAGGCAGTAGTAGAGAATGTTGTAAGCAGTATTCGTGACATTATGGAGCCGATCGTCGGAAAAAAGCTGATCGGCCCGACGTCGCCCCTGCTGCTGGGCATTTTTACCTTCGTCCTCATGCACAACTGGAGCGGCCTGCTCCCCGGCGTGGGCACTTTTGGCACCTTCGACCACGGGCACTTCACCTACTGGTTCCGCCCCGCCAATTCGGACTTCAACACCACCTTCGCGCTCGGCGTGATCTCTGCCGTGGCTGCTTGGGCCTTCTTCGTCTTCCGCTACGCCGGCCCCGGCGTGTTGCTCAAAGACCTCTTTGGTAACAAGGCCGACCGCAACGACGTCGGCACCGGCATCTGGGTGGCGCTGATCCCGATCTTCTTCGCGGTGGGCCTGATCGAAGTGCTCTCCATCGCGGTGCGCCCCTTCTCGCTCGCCTTCCGTCTCTACGGTAACGTCTTCGGCGGTGAGAACCTGCTGACCAACATGACGACGCTGGTCGCTTATATCGTGCCCACGCCCTTCTACTTCCTGGAGCTGCTGATTGGTTTGGTGCAAGCCTTGGTCTTTACTTTGCTGACTGCGGTTTACATCGGCCTGATCTGCAACCACGGCGACGAAGAGCACGCCCACTAG
- the trmB gene encoding tRNA (guanosine(46)-N7)-methyltransferase TrmB, whose protein sequence is MKAPKEESYAQFVDHVRTRREDLRQELLSLFPEPVELTVELGCGHGHYLTAYAEAFPTEPCIGIDIIRQRIARANRKRGNQGLDNLRFIRAEAREFLHCLPEHVRIGRCLILFNDPWPKSRHHKNRLIQADFLHLLAGKCSPGAPLYFRTDHAGFFTWTLNHLHKHPCWQIDAAAPWCFEAPSIFQDYAASYQSVVALRTEVAAEPVPFPLPEKPEPELDLRDEEGDEA, encoded by the coding sequence GTGAAAGCACCGAAAGAAGAAAGCTACGCGCAATTTGTCGACCACGTCCGCACCCGCCGCGAGGACCTCCGCCAGGAACTGCTGAGCCTCTTCCCCGAGCCGGTCGAGCTGACCGTCGAGCTGGGTTGCGGCCACGGCCACTACCTCACCGCCTACGCCGAGGCCTTCCCCACGGAGCCCTGCATCGGCATCGACATCATCCGCCAGCGCATCGCCCGCGCCAACCGCAAGCGAGGAAATCAAGGCCTCGACAACCTCCGCTTCATCCGGGCCGAGGCGCGCGAATTCTTGCACTGCCTGCCCGAGCACGTGCGCATTGGCCGTTGCCTGATTTTGTTCAACGACCCGTGGCCGAAGTCTCGACATCATAAAAACCGCCTGATCCAGGCCGACTTCCTCCACCTGCTCGCCGGGAAGTGCTCCCCTGGTGCGCCCCTCTATTTCCGGACCGACCACGCCGGTTTCTTTACCTGGACGCTCAACCACCTGCACAAGCACCCCTGCTGGCAGATCGACGCAGCGGCGCCGTGGTGCTTCGAAGCCCCCTCGATTTTTCAGGACTACGCCGCCAGTTACCAATCGGTCGTGGCCCTGCGCACGGAAGTAGCGGCAGAGCCCGTCCCCTTCCCGCTGCCCGAGAAGCCCGAGCCGGAGCTGGATCTAAGGGACGAAGAAGGCGACGAGGCCTAA
- a CDS encoding ATP-binding protein: MTGLIWLILLATVVFLLWRQHRMTRLIQGMTNALRDRRAYLVEQAGAGDIAADSGLDRLAAVCNELLEENERVSSTGRSYLEQINATLGSLREAVMMADSQNQVVLANQALLDLFNVRALPDGQRIESLIRNADFLNYVQQIRLGAQPTQLEIEVQIGRNHRWFEVAGALLPAQGPGQGSLTIYVLHDVTRQKRLERVRTEFVANVSHELRTPVTIIKGFVDTLLDDLDDLDRDEVRHFLVKVQKNSVRLHNLLEELLLLSRLEGNDRILKREAASLRLLLAEIVDNFSMRLPEGTELVCEWDQEHDKVPVDTIRLTQVVENMLENVLRHARGFTRLKVQTKVEAKGVWAFIEDNGQGIPPNDLPHVFERFYRVDKGRSRESGGTGLGLSIAKHIIMLHGGEVRVESRVHEFTRMGFYLPFASTEALAG, encoded by the coding sequence ATGACTGGTTTGATCTGGCTCATTCTCCTGGCCACGGTCGTCTTCCTCCTTTGGCGGCAGCACCGTATGACGCGGCTCATCCAGGGGATGACCAACGCCCTCCGCGATCGCCGCGCCTATCTCGTGGAGCAAGCCGGCGCAGGCGACATCGCCGCCGATTCGGGGCTAGATCGCCTCGCCGCCGTCTGCAACGAACTACTGGAGGAAAACGAGCGCGTCAGCTCCACCGGCCGCAGCTACCTGGAGCAGATCAACGCCACCCTCGGCAGCCTGCGCGAAGCCGTGATGATGGCCGATAGCCAAAACCAGGTGGTGCTGGCCAATCAGGCCCTGCTCGACCTCTTCAACGTGCGCGCACTGCCCGACGGCCAGCGCATCGAGTCGCTCATCCGCAACGCCGACTTCCTCAACTACGTACAGCAGATCCGCCTCGGCGCGCAGCCTACCCAGTTGGAGATCGAGGTGCAGATCGGCCGCAACCACCGGTGGTTCGAAGTCGCTGGCGCCCTCCTGCCCGCCCAAGGCCCCGGGCAAGGCTCGCTGACCATCTACGTGCTGCACGATGTGACGCGGCAGAAGCGACTCGAGCGCGTCCGGACCGAATTCGTCGCCAACGTCTCGCACGAGCTGCGCACCCCCGTCACCATCATCAAGGGCTTCGTCGATACCCTGCTCGACGACCTGGACGACCTCGACCGCGATGAGGTGCGCCACTTTCTGGTGAAGGTGCAGAAGAACTCCGTGCGCCTGCACAACCTGCTCGAAGAGCTGCTGCTGCTCTCCCGCCTCGAAGGCAACGACCGCATCCTCAAGCGCGAGGCCGCCTCGCTGCGCCTCCTCCTTGCCGAGATCGTCGACAACTTTTCCATGCGCCTGCCCGAAGGCACGGAGCTGGTCTGCGAATGGGATCAGGAGCACGACAAGGTTCCGGTCGATACCATCCGCCTCACGCAGGTGGTGGAAAACATGCTCGAAAACGTCCTGCGCCACGCCCGCGGTTTCACGCGCCTGAAGGTGCAGACCAAAGTCGAAGCCAAGGGCGTCTGGGCCTTCATCGAAGACAACGGGCAAGGCATCCCGCCCAACGACCTGCCGCACGTCTTCGAGCGCTTCTACCGCGTCGACAAAGGCCGCTCCCGCGAGTCCGGCGGCACCGGCCTGGGCCTCAGCATCGCCAAGCACATCATCATGCTGCACGGCGGCGAGGTACGCGTCGAAAGCCGCGTGCACGAGTTTACCCGCATGGGCTTCTACCTGCCCTTCGCCTCCACCGAAGCCCTCGCCGGGTAG
- a CDS encoding response regulator transcription factor, whose protein sequence is MQNSGGKRILVVDDEPDVTELVSYRLRREGYEVEVINDPLQIMGKAREFNPDLFLLDIMMPDLDGMKICRMIRADNKLRTVPIIFLTARGEVEDRIKGLESGADDYIAKPFDAKELVLRIGLIFRRMTNDSREPTRRLQVADVLLDEEMHTVTVAEEPIDLTATEFKLLKLLMERKGRVQSRENLLVNVWNYDTDTETRTIDTHIRRLREKLGHRSALIETVRGVGYRINES, encoded by the coding sequence ATGCAAAACTCGGGTGGAAAACGCATTCTCGTCGTCGACGATGAGCCGGATGTGACCGAGCTGGTCAGCTACCGGCTTCGTCGCGAAGGTTACGAAGTCGAAGTGATCAACGATCCTTTGCAAATCATGGGCAAGGCCCGGGAGTTCAATCCCGACCTGTTCCTGCTCGACATCATGATGCCGGATCTGGACGGCATGAAGATTTGCCGAATGATCCGGGCGGACAACAAGCTCCGCACCGTGCCGATCATTTTCCTGACCGCACGCGGCGAAGTCGAAGACCGGATCAAGGGCCTCGAAAGCGGCGCCGACGATTACATCGCCAAGCCCTTCGACGCGAAGGAACTCGTGCTGCGCATCGGCCTGATCTTCCGCCGCATGACCAACGACAGCCGCGAGCCGACCCGCCGCCTGCAAGTCGCCGACGTGCTGCTCGACGAAGAGATGCACACCGTGACGGTGGCCGAAGAGCCCATCGACCTCACCGCAACCGAGTTCAAACTGCTCAAACTGCTGATGGAGCGCAAGGGCCGGGTGCAGTCGCGCGAAAACCTCCTCGTCAACGTCTGGAACTACGACACCGACACGGAGACGCGCACCATCGACACCCACATCCGCCGCCTGCGCGAAAAGCTGGGCCACCGCTCCGCCCTCATCGAGACGGTCCGCGGCGTCGGCTACCGCATCAACGAGAGCTAG